The window TCTCCACTTGAACTGCCCGGTAGTAAAAGGTATACTAAGGAGGAAGAATGAATAAAGTAATAAGCGACCGTTCAATGGGAGTGCATTGAACGGTCCATGTAATAGCAGGTTCCCTTGGGGGAATCGGCGAATAGGACAAAATAATCCATCCACATGAGCCGCTAACTCAAGGATGGGTTATTTTTTATGGTTATGGGACAATATAGCCATGACTAGTGCTGCAAATGTAAATACGAGCATTAGCGTTTCGAATACTGTCACGAAGACCACCTCCCTTCACAGAGGGAAATGGCCGACCACCCTTGAGTCCCCTACTCTATTACTCTTCCATTTTACCATACATATGTTCGCATTCCTAGTATTGATCCAAATTCATCGGTTTCCATGAATAAAATCGTATACATTCAAAGCAGCACACGGGCCCCGCATCTGCCGACGACTTAGTGATCGTGTTCCTCTTCCTGCTCCTTCAAGACGCTTAAAATCGTAAAGCTTTCAACGTTGGAATCGTGCTGACAGCCTTCCAGTGTATAGCTGAATACTTGTTGTCCTTCCTCTGACACTAGCTCCGAGCAGGTCTTGCTCTCCTTGGCAGGGCTGTCTCCGCGGTCTTTATTTTTTGACCGATCAATTTCCAAATTAAATACGGTCCCGTCAAAGGCTAAGTCATACAATGTCGGATTTCCCTCAACCGTGTAGTTCGCAATCCGGACGGAGGCTGCTTCGTCCGCCTCTACGCTTTCTAAGAACCGTTCAAATTGAAAAAAGTTGTAAACGGGTCCGTTCATATTGATAACATCCCCGTTTTTCACCGCTTTTTCGCTGTCATATGAACAAGCAGATAGCAGGCATGTCCCGAAAAGCAGCAATAGATACACCAATTTTTGCATGTCATCCCTCCAACAACGTACTTGGTGTTTCACCTTTACTCTATGCGTCAGAGGAGGGGCTTATCCCGCACACCCTACCATTTACAAATTATTTTAAATAGTATATAATTAAGTAGAAATCCTTCACAATCATAACTGCCTAATTTGTTCGCATACCTATTCCGGGTATGTCTCAACAAACAAAAGCCAGTTCAAATTGAAATGCAAAATTCTTGCATTCATTTGAGCCGGCTTTTTTTATTCAACTATATCGAGGAGGTATGAAAATGACTGGTGCATTAAACGGAATTAAAGTTTTGGATCTCACCCGCGTGCTGGCGGGTCCTTATTGTACGATGATTCTAGGAGACTTGGGTGCCGAAGTAGTGAAAGTGGAAGCGCCGGGCGAAAGTGATGAAACCCGTGGATGGGGCCCCCCTTTTCAGAACGGCGTCAGTGCCTATTATCTTTGTGCGAATCGGAATAAAAAAAGCATTACCGTGGACCTGAAGTCCAAAGAAGGCATCGCGCTCATCAAAGGGTTGATTGCCGAATCGGATGTAATCATTCACAATTTCAAAGTGGGCACGATGGAGCGCTTCGGCCTCGGTTATGAAACCGTTGCCCAACTTAACCCCGCCATCGTGTATTGTTCCATAACCGGCTTTGGGGAAACCGGTCCGTATAAGGATTTACCTGGGTATGATTTCATCATTCAGGCGATGAGTGGACTGATGAGTATTACCGGCACTGAACAATCCGGCCCTCAGAAAATGGGCGTGGCCATTGCGGATATTTTGACCGGTTTATATGCGTGCATCGGCATCCAATCCGCATTGCTGGAACGGACCCAATCCGGCAAAGGGCAAAAGCTCGATATTTCCCTTTACGATACCGCTGTCAGCTCACTTGTGAACGTTGGCAGTAATTATATGATGTCCGGAAAAATCCCGACGGCCCTTGGCAACAGCCACGCCAATATTGTTCCGTATCAGACTTTTACGACGAAAGACGGGGAAATCGTCATTGCGATTGGCAACGACAATCAATTCAACCAGTTCTGTTCCATTTTGGAAAAGCCTGCTTTCAGCAAAGATCCCAAGTTCCGGACAAATGCCAATCGAGTAGAACATAGAGAATTGCTTGTTTCGCTCGTACAAGAAGTGTTGGAAACTAAACCGACCGCCTATTGGCTGGAGAAATGTCGCTCCCAGAATATCCCGTGTGGACCAATCCAATCCATCGCGGAAGTCAGTCTGGATCCACAGCTGCACGAACGGGAGATGTTCATCCAGTACGACCATCCTACCGCAGGGGTGGTGAAAGCGATCGGCAGTCCACTGAAACTTTCACGAACTCCCGTTAGCTATAAACTGCATCCCCCGAATCCCGGTGAACATAATGAAGAAATTTTGAGAAGGTGACAGTCACCTATCAAACCATAGTCTCTCTTTATCATCCACGTCGCCATTATAATTGATGAGGATTTCATCCCCTGCTTTGATATCGGTGAAAGCGTAGAAGTCAAAGGTGTGATTTCCAAAATTGATCTCATACGTCGCATTTGGCTCATAGGAATGGTTGAACAACATCCCATATCCTAACAGAATGGCGGTATGGTTGATGCCATATTCGAAAGCGTAATCCGCAAGTACCGTTTCCTCAATGTGGTGGTGCTGCTCGTTCGGGTAAGAAATGACGGGCGCTTCATGTAAAATCTGCCCTTTTTTAATATCACATGTCGCGAATACCCCTCTATTGAATTCGCCATCGCTTATTGTAGATGTTTTTATTTCGATCAAATTAACCGCCTACTCACTTTTAAAATTTCTTTCTAACTGTACCATACATTTGAAATGGTGACAGTCACCTCAATAATTCAGACACTATTCAGAATTGTTTCCGATTTGTGTGGGTGCCTGGCACTATTCTAGCAGTTCTCCAAGGATTTCATATGAGCGTAGTCTATCTTTATGGGAATAGATGCCCGAGCTGATGATCAATTCATCCGCCTTCGTCGCCTGCAAGAAGGCATCCATTTTGCGCTGGACCGTTTCCCGATCGCCGACGATGGTGGATGGCCAATTCATCAATTCTGCAATCGCCGCCTTCTCATATTCGGAAAAGAACGTGTCTAGATCATCCACCGGCGGCTTGAATTTCGTCGTAACGCCTCTGCGGATGTTCAGGAATTGTTGCTGATAGGATGTGGCGAGCCGTTGCGCCTCCTCATTCGTATCCGCCGCGATGACGTTCACGCCAAGCATGACATACGGTTCCGCCAGATTTTTGGACGGCCGGAACTGCTGATGATATAACTGCAGCGCCTGCATCAAATACCCCGGCGCAAAATGGCTTGCAAAGGAAAATGGCAGTCCTTGTTGTGCGGCAAGCTGTGCGCTGAATCCGCTGGAGCCGAGCAGCCAGATCGGGATATCCTGCCCTTCTCCCGGAACCGCACGCACGCGGGCCGTCGGATTGTAATCGAAATAGCCGCGCAGCTCCGCCAATTGCTCCGGAAAATCGTCTCCGCTGCTATGCAGCGTCCGGCGCAGCGCATATGCCGTCGCTTGGTCACTTCCCGGCGCCCGGCCCAGCCCCAGATCGATCCTTCCCGGATACATCGCCTCCAGTGTACCGAACTGCTCGGCAATCACAAGCGGCGCATGGTTCGGCAGCATGACGCCGCCCGACCCGACCCGGATCGTCTTCGTCGCGCCCGCCACATGGCCGATGATGACCGACGTCGCCGAACTTGCAACGCCTTGCATATTATGGTGCTCCGCAAGCCAAAATCGGTTGAACCCCCACTGCTCGGCATTCCTCGCGAGGTCGACACTATTTTGGAACGACTGCGCGGCATCGCTGCCTTCATTGATCATCGCAAGATCTAAAATGGATAAAGGAACGCCCTTATACTTCTTTGATGTTGTACTGATCACTTGAACCCACCTCTACTTTCGATCTACGGGGACACTATTGAATGTCCGTTCGTCTTTTATCATATCGTTTACAGAGGGTGGATTCCATTTCGGGGATTTGGAAGGAGAATGAAAGAAGATGCCAATTCGCGTCGAGGATAATAAGAGGACCACCAACTGGGGCGGTCCAGTTCTAAGGAAACATCCTCACCATTAACTCAATAGAATTTATCCCTCTCCGTCTTTTCCCGCTGATTCGGCGTCATTGGCTCTCGTTTCGGCTTCAAATTGTTGAGCTCAGCCAATTCCATCGAAATTTCCTCTTTCATGTCCGGTCGGTTTCCTGGTGTTTTCGAATTGGAATATAAATTACTATGCGCACCTTGTTTCATTGCCAAACCTCCCATTTCAATTTGCTGATGCAACGTTAATATGGACCGGTTTGCTCATTTTATGAGAGGCACATTTCCAAGGTTTGCATGGGCAATCCGGCCGGAATTCGGGTGAATTCCCATCAGCTGCCGTCTACCCGAATTCCCCTTTCCCAAAATCAAGATCCACCGCTTCATACGCAACGGGCCTCCAATCCGGTTCCACAGGCACCTCGTTCAAATAGTTCTCAAAGTGGGCCGGGGAGAACAACGTGGACGGCCGAAAGTAATTTCGCATGCGTGGATCATTCTCCCATTGCTTCCCCTTTACGTCAATGACCGCCTTGAAGTCCTCCAACACATAGCCCTCTGCTACTCTTTCGCTAATTAACTGTTGTGTCCATTTTGCATTCACCTTAAAGTCCTTTCCGGTTTTCGCATTTAAGTATTGAATAATTTCAGAGATGACATCGAGACTTGTCTCGCTCTTATCTTTTTTTAACTTCCTTTTAAGTTCTTTGGTTATTGGTGGGGACAACTTGTCAAAGTCCTGTGATGCCAGATTGTCGTCTCGGTCCGTGCCAATTTGTCCTTCCCCGTCAGGGCACACCGCCCTGCTCAAAGGGACAATCTGACCTGCTACCATTTGGCACTTTGCGTAATCAATTCGGTACCATTTCGTCCGATCTGTTTTCATCCTGTTATAGGCGGATGTCGAAATGACATAGCCTTCCTCTTCCAACTTCCGCATCGTCCGCATGATCGTCCTCTCCGACCAGAACGGAAACTCCTCCCGCCACTCCTCATACGTCTTATACACCCACACATACCCGTCCTTATGATTTTTCGAAATGAGCGAACGAAAATGCAGTTGCTGCAAGATGACTGCCTCGTTGAGTCCCACCTGTTTCACCAATGACGGAAGGATCAGCAGCGGGGGTTCGTTGATTAGTAAGTTCATAGTTTTACCTCCAAAGGGTCGTTTTACTTACTAGATAGGTACGAACCTGCGAAAAGGATACTGGCTGGTCAAAAAAATTATGTAAAAATAAAATGCCCGCTTCGAAAAGGGGCATCGAAAACTGTATAAAAAAATTATTACACAAACGGAACCGTTACAGTTTGGAAAGATTCCGTTTGAAATGCCGATACAGCTCATCCGGACTCCAACCGAGACGGTATTGCAGTTCGTGACAAAACGCGAGCAGAAGGAACGAACCGTCTGAATTCATTTCAAATTGGATGCCTCTGGCGGTTAGATCATCCATCAGCGGCCGCAGCGGTTCAAAATCACCTTTTTGGTACAGAACCTCGGCCCCTTCTTTCACTTCCCAGGCAAAACCGTCCATATTCTCTTTCCGCAAGCTATCTTCCGTTGCCTCCGATATATGATAAACAGCCTCAAACAGCAAGTCGATCTTCCCGTTCGTTAATTTACCCGTTCCGATGAAAATCCGTTTCACCTCATTATCAAGATTTCGGATTAACGGCACTTCTTTCCTAAAAGGTTCAAGCGCTTTTAGTATATTCATATAATACCAAGACTGCGAACGCTTTCCACGGTTGAACCTCGACCAGACCGCCTCTCCCACCTCCTCGATATCGGATTGGATTGAACGAATATTATGCAGCTTGTCCGCGACGATGACGGCCAGCTGATCCGGACTCTTTTTCGGCAGATCTGCAATCGTCCAAAGTTTCCTCTGTTCCCACGGTAAGGATTTATCTGGTTCGGTGGCGGCTTGCACCAATTCGAGGACATACGGACCAAAATCCAGCAATTCCTGTTCCGTTGTTTGCGTATCCTCCAGCGTATCATGAAGTAAACCGGCGGCCACGACTTCATCGGGATATCGATGATGTTTCAAAATCATCGCCACCGCAAACGGATGGGTGATATAAGGGATCATTGTCCCCTTTCGATACTGTCCTTCATGTTTTTCCAAAGCGAATTGGAATGCTTTTTCGATAATATTCATGATGGCCTCCTTTCTATTTTTCCTTTTAGATAGGCCTATAAGTGGAAAATGACTGTTGGTTGGTGTAACCAAATTACTTAAAGAAATCATGTAACATATTATTAAAATATACCCCAATAAAAATAGACTGCCAATTAGCATGCTAATTTACAGTCTATTTTTATGTTTAATTTACGTTTTTACCTATTTGATCATCGGGATTTTGCTTTCCGATAACTATCATAGGTTTCTAATACCGTGGTAACAATAACAACCACGAAAACGGTCCATACCGCCCATTCTAAAAAATTATGGACTGATGAATTACTGATTTCAAGTAAACTTGCCATATACGGAATTACGGCATCGTGGATCAAAGCGGGATTGGTGACCATGACAAGTAAGACAATCGAACTAAATACGTTCCGGACTGCATTTATCGTAACCAGTTTCATGGTCCATTGTCGTTCTATCCATTTGTATAGTCCTACTCCAATTTCGAATAAGGCAAGTAGTACAATGAGTGGCCAATACGACATCAATACCTCTTGATTAAAAGCTGGCATCACCATTTGTAATCCTACACCATCTATGGATCGATAAACGCCAGCGAGATGGTCCGCATTGAAATAAAAAACCAACCAAATCGCTGTCCAGACGAATCCAAAAATAACCTCACCTCTTGAAATCGCCCGTTTCTTCGAAACCACCATGACATGCTTCAAATCGTCTGGAGTCCATGCCGATCCATATTTGGTCATCGGGAGATCGCTTTTTGATAAGCCGACTCTCTCAATGAATATAAATACTATGGTGACCCAAAAGAAAGTTTGGATAAGCACATGTATTAGATTACCGATGATGATCCCAAAACTTTTGATCACGACAGAAAGCACACTTTCTTCTCCTGAAAAAAGGACAATCGCTTCAACAACATGAACCAATATCGTTATTAATATAGCCCAAGGGATAATCATTTTCATCGTGTACATATAAGCATCGTAAACTTTTGGTCCAATCAAATGCATCGGTGTATCGCGATAACTGGCTGCAAGCTGTGCAGGATCACCAAGTTTCAAAAGAACTTCCCTTACTTCGTATTCAGCAAAATTTTCGGACAACATATCTTCTATGGTGGATCTGAGTTCGAGAGCAATATCATCCCGCGTTTTTTCTGGCAGCCTTCTCGTCACTTCATACACATACGCCTCAATCAGATGCATGATTTTCATCTCCTTCTAGTAATGATTTCAGCTCCACCGTCATGGTTTCCCATTCCATTTTCAATTGCTCATAAATTTCACTGCCAAACGGGCTGATTACGTAATACTTGCGGGGTCTGCTTTCTGTCGTATCCCAACTACTCGTAACGAGTTCCTGTTTCTCTAACCGGCGAAGTAAGGGGTATAACGTACTTTGCTCTATGGCTACGCCTGCCTCTTCAAGACGTTGGACTAAGGAATATCCATATTGAGGAGTCCGTAATTGACTCAATACGGCAAGAGTTAACGTTCCTCTCCTTAATTCCGTTGTGAATGTCTCCAACAATGGCCCCATCGTTCTCACCTCATCTTCTTATACTGTGTATCATACACTATTATAAAAACAACATCAATAGGCACGTAACATTATTCGGTGTTGATTTAATAAAAATAAAAAGAAGCTTCCCAAAAGTCGTTAGACCGTTCGGAAGCTTCTTTGGTGGTGTTTACCAATGTTAGTACCAAAGATGTTTTTTTATTAGACACAAAGCTCATATGGAATTCAGCGTTCTGCGCTGACGTTCCCTCAACAACAAGATTGTGGCTTTGTCATTGTTTCAGGTTCGTATTTTTACGGAACACTTCTGCAGGCGACTTAATGAATGTCAATAAAGTTAGACTCCAACAATCCTTCCAATTGGTGTAGTATCCATAGCTTACAGTAGGTTCCCTCAAGGGTGTCAGCGTAAATGACACAAAAATTCATCCATGACGAGCAACCGCTCCAGGATGGATTTTACTTTATTGGGGAACGACAGCCGTCTGATTCATCAACCAGGCGCCGGAGCTGCAGCTGCTTGATCGGCTTTTGCACAGTCAATCGCCACGACGAGTGATACGAGAAGGGGTTCCGTTTCTTCATTTTCAATTTGCAGCTGGTAGCTATCGCCCCAGGTGAACCATTTCTTGCGGACGGATCCGATCACTTCTCCGTTCTGATACACTTCGAAATTCATGTCCCACCAATTTCCCCGCACTTCCATATCTACCGCGTCAATCGAGTAACGCGATTTCAGGAAGGAAAAGTGTTTCTTAATCGTCACGGTTTCTTGGCCACTCACTTCCACAAAGAAGGTCGGCAGGAAACTAAAAGTCTTCTTTGTAATCACCGCGACTTCCTTCCTCGCTGAATCCGTAATGGAAAACGTCTTTGGAATCTGCAGGAAACTCCCTTCCACGAAATACACTTCATTCTCCTGCTCATCTTTCACCGAAAACTTACCGCTCAGACTAAACACCTTTTGCTTAATATACAACTGTCTCATGCAATCCCCCCTATAGGAAAAACCATTCCGAGTCAAATACCCAAATGCGCATCGAGCACTTCGGTCACTTTCTCCCTGCCCGTTTCCGACGTCACAATACAGCTGGCGGTGGATCGCTTCGTCTGGATTTTCAGTTCATACCCGCCATTCACTTCGTGAGAATATCCGTAGAAGCGATGGTTCGTATCAATCGGCACAAAGTGATAGGATTGGATACTCTTCCAGGGCACAAACCGCCCACCGTCCAAAATCCCGTCCTCGACGATGGAAAACAAATTCCAGACTTGAGATAAATTAAAGAAAATCGGGATAAATACGAGGTAGGCAGGCCAGTTTGTATTACTGCTGAACAAATTGCCGATAACGAAAATCGTCAAAAAGACGAGAATAAGGCCATTCATGAAAAAGCCAGTTTTTTGATGTGATATCCTCGGTAAATCTACTGCTTTTTGTGGCTGTTTCCGAATCGTTCTCCAATCCTCTTCCGTTTTTGGGAAAACAGCAGGTTGTTTCATTTTAATTAAAAGCCGAAAGAATCGGTAATAGAAATATCCTAAACATAACAAGAACAAGATGCCAGTTACTATTTTCATCTGAACCATCTCCCTGTGCCACACGTTCAACCGCATAATTCTTTATCTTTTTATACGTGCTACCATGCCAGAAGTTTCATTTTTTTATATATAATATTTTGAATTTAGCCGGAATGGGGGGGAAATACGATGATGTTTAAGTTTAACAAGTAAAAAGGTGCTTCGCTTAAATAATATCCTTAAGCGAAGCACCTTTTCATTTACTTACTGAGCACTTAATTCAACGGCACGATCATAAATCGCTTGTCCGGGTAAGCCTCTTCCTTCCACCTTTTCTATCCATTTTTCAATCGTTGGATTTATAAGGACTTTCCATTCATCGAGTTCCTCTTCACTTAACTCATAAATTTCAACGCCTTTTTCTTTCGCTTGCTCCACAGCGTCTCTTCCGGATTGATCGTGAAGGGCGGCCGCTTTCATGGACAATTTTTCACCAGTTAATTCTCGGATGGCGGTTTGGTTTTCTTCACCTAGCGAATCCCATGTATTTTCGTTCATCGTTGCGTAAAATGTCGTGGAATAAAAATTGCCGACCGTGGCATAGTTAATCACATCTATCAAACTGTGACCAAGCAACGCTTCCCATGGTGCGATCGTCCCGTCGACCACCCCTCGTTCAAGCGCTTCATAAGTCTCGTTCATCGGCATCGAAACTGGCGTGGCACCGATTGCTGTCAGCCACTCATTCGTTTCCGCGGACGGGGATCGAATTCTCATTCCTTTTAGATCTTCAAGACTCTTCACCGGCTTTCCAACTGTGAAGATTTGGCCAGGATCGGAAGTGAACAGCCATAAAGGAACCGTTCCCGTATATTCCTCTTCAAATTCCGGGAATTCCTCATACAGCTGCCATAATACTTTTGCTCCTTTTTCCCCTTGATCACTCATGAATGGCAGTTCCATCACTGAAGTGAGTGGAAATTGGTTTGGGTTGTAACTATTCACGCTGAAGCCAATATCGATAGCACCTGTGGCAGCTGCATCGAACTGTCCATCCGAAGCCGCCAATGATGCCCCTGGATAGGATGTAATTTTCACCTGTCCATTCGTCGCTTCTTCCACATCAGCAATTAATTCCTTCACCGTCACCGTTTCTTGACCATGACTCGGTGGCCATACATGAGACAAGTCCAACGCAATCGTACTTGCCGACCCTGCCCCCGTATCAGTTCCCGCTTCGGCTTTTGGATCGTCGCTACTACAGGCGGCCAACATCATACTTGTCGCCATTGCGATACATAATAGAAGAGACTTCTTTTTGATGGATGGTGCTTTCATTTTTTCACACTCCTAAATTTTCATTCTCTACTTTGTGAATTTATGAGATTTATTGTAGGATGGTCATAAAAGATTAACGATTTTAAACTATCGATGAATGAAAGACGTGGTTTCATTGCCTCCTACTATAAAAAACGAGCTTCAATCACAAAACGAACTGAACCGATTGTATTTTCATATCCATCGGATTGATGAAAATACGAGATCGGCCGATTGGCAGATCGATAAAGTGGACCGTCCGTATGCTGTTTTTTGGTATGTGGTTTCCGGTGAGAAAACCATTTTTATCGATGATGTCAAATACATTGTCCGAGCCGGGGATTTCGTATTATTTCCCTCCCAGACCTCTTTTAAAATACTAGAATCCGAAACAGGAATGCCCATGCATCATTTGGAAATCGCTGTTGAGATCAAACTTGGACCGTTTAATTTGATGACTTTATACGATTTTCCAATCATCACCAATTTAATTGGCACAGCGATCGAGACACCGTTAATCAGTTTGTGGAGACGGCTTAAAGCCGAATGGACGCCAGACATTCGAACTCCTTTTTCTCCTTCCTATGGAGAGTTGAATTTCGGTCTGGACCAGACGATTGAACTTCTTCAGTTCAACGCCTTAACGCTGGATTGGTTTATAAAGGTCTTCACCTTGCTGCGACCGCATGCAGACAAATTATTTCCGACGTTCGATCCGCGCCTTCAGCAACTTTTCACTTTTATTGATAATCATTTGAATGAAAAACTAAGCTTAAAAAGTCTTGCCGAAGAAGTTTTCTTAAGTGAAAGCCACTTAAGTCTTCTGTTCCGCCAAAACGTGAAAATGGCGCCGATGGAATACGTCCGGAATATCAGATTGCTAAAGGTCCGTAAATTACTGTTAACAACGAATCTCTCTCTGAAAGAAATCTCAGAGAGAATCGGCTTTGACGATCAAAGCCAATTGAGCCGTGCTTTTCGCCGGGCTACAGGAATTAGCCCAACCGAGTACCGACGAAAGGGCGATTTTATTTAAAAGATAAGAGGGAGGCCGTCTCCCTTTTCCCCTATAAAAACATCGCTAAATTCATGACCGTCAAGACAGATTGATCTGCATAAACCGTACGCGAAGCGACTTTCCAGTCACCATCTACTTTTCTGAGAAGGTCTTCCCGCTCTCCGAATATTTCTTCCGTATTCGCCTCGGAACTTCTGCTCCGTTTAAATAGGAAATAACTGATCACTTTATATTCATCTGGAGCGCCGGTTTGTTCCACCATCACATTACTAATAAAATGCCTTTGTCTCGGCGCCGGATCATCTACCCAAGCAGATTTCATATACAGTCGTTCCACTTTCATCGCAATGTCTTTTTTCGTATCCGAAAAATACGTCATCTCCTGATTCACATTGGATCCCATTTTATTTTCCACGGTCACCCGTAACGGCATAACATAGGTAATATCCTCCGCAAGCAAATCAAGCCATTCCCGATAGTTGCGATGGTCCAGTAAATACGCTTCCCGATAATAAAATTGGGTGATTTCTTCTTGGAGTGACAATTGCATCTGCCCTTGCATCAGCCCTCACCTCCGGATTCCTTCGTCATCAGTTCCAACCAATATTTATGCATGCTTCTCGCGATATGGTCAGTGTAACATGTCGGGTATGCTTCACCCGGCCCGGGAAAGGTTTCATCGATTTCCACATTATCAAAGCCCATGAGATAGTTCGCCATATTGTTGTAGCTTAGCGTCCGATCACGTGACATAGTCCCGGAACTTGCTTCAATAATGCGCGCCCAATTTTCCGTGTCATCTTGCTCCAATGTGCCGGCCGCCCCAAACGTTGCGAGGAATCCTTTGTACGATTTTTCTTTATACTCTTCAGGAAGCGCCTTGTCGATCATATACCAGACCCAGATTTCAATTTTTTCGGGTCCGATCGGCCGCCAAACCCGCCAATTAAGGTGGTTATGCCGGACCCCCTCCGATCCGCTGCAGGAACTGAGGAAGGATAGATTCGGGAAAACACCGCCTACAAAGTTCGTTACTTTCGAGAAGATTTCCACTTGCTTTTCATTTAAATTCCTTTCAAACATCGTCCACATATCCTCTGGCATCCCCTGGTATTTATTGGCCGATGCCCCGGTTGCAGAGGTGATGACATTAATCCCATGGCCATTTTGTAACACGACTTGGTGTCCATAGGACGCATACAATGGATCGGACGGCGTCAGCTTCATTTCCGTAGCGGATCTATGCGTTGTCTGCACATGATAAGGATCCGCCGCAAAGTTCTCAGCTGTCATTTTCCAGTTCGCTTTCGCAATCCATCGCTGCGGCACTCCCCTGACTTCCATGCCTCCGTCACTTCTACCGAGCATAATGTCAAAGTAGAATTTCATATCTCCTAAATAATCTTCTAACGACATGGCATTCGGATCGAGATTGCCGAAGATCATCCCTTGATAACTCTCCACTCTTGGTACCGGCCGGAGCCCCCACTCGCTTTTATCCATTTTTTCACCATACACTTTATTCCCGGCGACAATCCCGATTAATTCCCCGTCCAGATTGAAAGTCCACCCATGATACGGACATGTATGCGCTTTCTTATTTCCGTAATCTTCGGTGCACAGACGGGTGCCGCGATGAGAACAAGAGTTTAGAAATGCTTTGATCTCACCTTTTCGATTTTTCATGAGCAAGATCGGATCATCGACCATCATCCTCGTAATATAGCTGCCGCTTTCTTTCAACTCAGATTCATGCGCAAGAAAAAGCCAAGTTTTGCTGAATACTTTTTCCTGCTCCAACTTGTAAATCTCCGGGTCGGTGACCACCCACTGGGGAAAATAGCCCTC is drawn from Sporosarcina sp. FSL W7-1349 and contains these coding sequences:
- a CDS encoding TRAP transporter substrate-binding protein: MKAPSIKKKSLLLCIAMATSMMLAACSSDDPKAEAGTDTGAGSASTIALDLSHVWPPSHGQETVTVKELIADVEEATNGQVKITSYPGASLAASDGQFDAAATGAIDIGFSVNSYNPNQFPLTSVMELPFMSDQGEKGAKVLWQLYEEFPEFEEEYTGTVPLWLFTSDPGQIFTVGKPVKSLEDLKGMRIRSPSAETNEWLTAIGATPVSMPMNETYEALERGVVDGTIAPWEALLGHSLIDVINYATVGNFYSTTFYATMNENTWDSLGEENQTAIRELTGEKLSMKAAALHDQSGRDAVEQAKEKGVEIYELSEEELDEWKVLINPTIEKWIEKVEGRGLPGQAIYDRAVELSAQ
- a CDS encoding AraC family transcriptional regulator, yielding MPPTIKNELQSQNELNRLYFHIHRIDENTRSADWQIDKVDRPYAVFWYVVSGEKTIFIDDVKYIVRAGDFVLFPSQTSFKILESETGMPMHHLEIAVEIKLGPFNLMTLYDFPIITNLIGTAIETPLISLWRRLKAEWTPDIRTPFSPSYGELNFGLDQTIELLQFNALTLDWFIKVFTLLRPHADKLFPTFDPRLQQLFTFIDNHLNEKLSLKSLAEEVFLSESHLSLLFRQNVKMAPMEYVRNIRLLKVRKLLLTTNLSLKEISERIGFDDQSQLSRAFRRATGISPTEYRRKGDFI
- a CDS encoding 3-phenylpropionate/cinnamic acid dioxygenase subunit beta, with translation MQGQMQLSLQEEITQFYYREAYLLDHRNYREWLDLLAEDITYVMPLRVTVENKMGSNVNQEMTYFSDTKKDIAMKVERLYMKSAWVDDPAPRQRHFISNVMVEQTGAPDEYKVISYFLFKRSRSSEANTEEIFGEREDLLRKVDGDWKVASRTVYADQSVLTVMNLAMFL
- a CDS encoding aromatic ring-hydroxylating oxygenase subunit alpha, with amino-acid sequence MNLIIEELKQMQGKLEEGYFPQWVVTDPEIYKLEQEKVFSKTWLFLAHESELKESGSYITRMMVDDPILLMKNRKGEIKAFLNSCSHRGTRLCTEDYGNKKAHTCPYHGWTFNLDGELIGIVAGNKVYGEKMDKSEWGLRPVPRVESYQGMIFGNLDPNAMSLEDYLGDMKFYFDIMLGRSDGGMEVRGVPQRWIAKANWKMTAENFAADPYHVQTTHRSATEMKLTPSDPLYASYGHQVVLQNGHGINVITSATGASANKYQGMPEDMWTMFERNLNEKQVEIFSKVTNFVGGVFPNLSFLSSCSGSEGVRHNHLNWRVWRPIGPEKIEIWVWYMIDKALPEEYKEKSYKGFLATFGAAGTLEQDDTENWARIIEASSGTMSRDRTLSYNNMANYLMGFDNVEIDETFPGPGEAYPTCYTDHIARSMHKYWLELMTKESGGEG